The sequence ATGAACGGGCTGGACAGCCCGAGGCCGAGGATCAGTCCGGGCAGCACCTCGATCGGTGTGGCCGCACCGATCTCGACGAGCCAGGTGCCCGCCGCCAGCAGCCACACCAACCCGACAACCGGTGAGCTCACCAGCTCGACGATGGTGAAGAGCAGCGCCGTTTCTCGTGTCCACTCGCCGACGAACTCGGCGTAGGACTTGGTCGCCTCGCGGTAGCGGCGGTGGCTGCGTCCGACCTGCCCGAACCGCTTCACGACAGCGATGCCGTGCACGAATTCGACAGTGGCGCCGGCCAGCGCATGGGTGGCCTCGTCATATTGCCGGTACTTCTGGCTCGACCCGCGCATCATGAGCGGGAACAGCATCATTGTCAGCACGAGCGGGACCAGCGCGGCGACGGCCATCTGCCACTGCACGGCGAAGAGGTAGACCAGGCTGACCACGGGCACGGCCACCGCGGTGACGACGTCGTGGATCGCGTGGGCGATCAGCTGATGGAGCGACCTCACGTCGTTCTCGACGAGCTTGCGCGCGGTACCCGAAGCTCGGCGGTCGAACCAGCCGAGGGGAAGACGCTGAAGATGACGGACGATGCGCCGGCGCAGCGACAGTTGCAGCTCGGCGTCGGCGATGTGGCTCACGAAACTCGAGAGGAACGCCGACCCGAAACTCACCACGAGAGCCGCGACGGCGATCGCGACGATCGCCCACACCCGCGCGGAGTCGACAGCGGCGCCGGACAGTGCGGGCAGGAGCGTTCGGGCAAGCTCGACGATCGCGATGAACGGCACCACGCTGCTCACCGCGCCGAGCAGGCTCAGGCCTACGATCGCGGCGAGGCTGCCGCGTATGGGCGCGAAGAAGCTCTCGGTGGACGTGTCGGGCATGGCGTGGAACCTTCGCGGCAAACGATGGGAGATGAGAACGATTCTCAACAGTACATCGAACGGTGTTCTAATGGCTATATGTCTGACTCCGCGGCCGTCTCGTTTCACGTCGGACTCACGCCATCCGTGGTCATCGACGCAGCGGTCGGCCTGACGAGAGCCACGCATCTGTGGGGATGGTCGATCCGAGACCTCGCACGACGGCTCGATGTCAGTCCCTCGGTCATCTACCACCACGTCGGCGGGAAGGACCTCCTCGCCCGTCACGTCGTCGAGCGCGTGCTCACCGGCACCCCGGTTCCTTCGAGGCGGCTCGCGTGGCAGGAGTGGTTCCGTGGCCTGCTCGCCGACCTGTATCCCAGAGTCGTTTCGCATCCCGGTTCGGCCAAGTGGCTGCTGCTACACGGACCGACCTTCCCGTCGGTTCTGCCGATCATCGACACGGGGATCGGGGTACTTCAGGACGCCGGGTTCGGTGATCGGGCGGCGTTCTCGTACGCGGCGCTTCTGAACAACGCGATGCTGACGGTCTCGATCGGCGACGAGCGCCTCATCCACGAAGACGACGGCCCGCGCGATCATGGGGCGCTGATGGCCGAGTTCGACCGGGCGGGTCAGCACAGCCCGGGCGTCGCCGTGCTGGCGACCCAGTTCGTCGCGTCTTTCGTCGCCGGCGGCGAGCCGGCGGACCGCGAACGGCGGCGATACTACGACTTCATCGTCGACACCACGATCGCCGGACTCGAGCGACTCCCGGAGCGCACCGAGCAATGACGTGTGCACCCGTCATCGACCATGGCGGATCCGGCGCGCAGCGCATCTGTTTCCCGGCCGCACGGCCGTGGGAGCGTGCCTCGCTCGTGGTCGACAACTCGCTCGTCGACCGGCCCGCGATCATCGACCCATCTCGAGCCGCTGCTGCTCGATAGTCAGTCCTCGGCCGCGGGCGCGAGTCCACACGAAGTGGCGGATTCCTAGACTGACGGCGCTGCAGTGCCGGATTTGAGAAGCGACTCGATCTCATCTGCCAAGTCATCGACGGGCCTACGACCGTCGAGCTCAAGATCGGCGCCGGAGCGGAGCAACGGCTGGACCTCGATCACGTAGCGGCGGATCTCTTCTTGATCGTGTGCCGATCTTCCGTATGGATTGTTCGTGCGAGCGCGAACACGCTCAAGCAGGAGACCGACCGGGGCGCTGAGCAGTACAACGTACTCAAACCGGTTGTAGAAACGTCCCTGGTTCTCCGCGGTGCCCGACACGACCACTGGAAACCCGTCAGCGAGAAGCGCGTCCATTCGAGGCTCGTCCCAGGTTCCGTCGGCAAGCTCCCATCCGTCGTAGTCCGTGTCGATGGTGCGGTGCCCTCGTCGAGCGAGCCGACCCAGCAAGGTCGACTTTCCCGCCCCGGACATGCCAGTGATCAGCACGCGCACCATACCTGCGAGGGTACGGCGTCCGGGATGACGGCTGCCCGCGTGTGCCGAAGAACCCACTGCGGGTGTCAACTGCCACCCGTCGGTGCGGAACCCACTACTACTGTAGGTTCACGGTCGAGATGGCGAAGGATGCGGGGATTCCACGGTAGTTGGCAGCGGTCTCAGGATCGAGATTCCACGCAAGATGACAGATTCCTACGACGCTCCATGCGGCGACCGAACGCCCCGCGCTCTCCTCGCCAGCGTCGAATAGTTCAATCCGCAGTACGAACGAAGGCGGGTAGACGCGATCATTTATCACTTGCTGGTAGCGGGTGGGTCGACCTTGTCGCGTAGGAACGCCCCGCATCTTTGAGATTGTCTCCGCGCCGACCGTCTTTCTCGTCTGGGCGCCGACAACGATCAGTCCGCCGCTTCCGCGGTGCAGAACCGCGCGACGGCCTGAGCGAGGGAGACGGACCCACGTGTTGTCGTTAGGTCACAGTCCTGGCTCTTCGCTTCCAACCAGGACCCTTCCGGTTGCCCTTCAAGGCGCCCGGCGCCTCCCCGGACTAGATCGGCCGTGGATTCGCGGGTCACAGCACCGTCTGAGATTGCATCGCCAAAGCAGTTGCGGGCCGTCTGCAATGTTCACGATCTCTTGGATCGTCTTTCCGGCGAGACCGCACGGTCAGCGTGATGTCGAAGGCGAGGTCGGGCGCCACTAGGTTCGCGCGGCGGGCCCGGTCGACTCGCGAACGACGAGCTCAGGCTGGAAAATGTACTGGTTGCGCGATGCCGGAATGCCGTTGATCTCGCCAACGAATGCGTCGGCGATCGAGATGCTCATCGCCGCAACCGGCTGCCGGACCGTGGTCAGCGGCGGCCAGGAGTGTCGCGCTATCGCCGAATCATCGAACCCGACTACGGAGACGTCGCGTGGGACATTGAGTCCCCGCCGGCGGGCTTCGGCGAGAACGCCGACAGCGATCATGTCGCTCGCGCAGACGATTCCCGTGCACCCATCCGCAATCAAGGCACGGGCAGCGCTGGTTCCGCCGTCGTCGCTGTACAGCGCGGCCTCGATCCGCACCGGGACCTCGGCGCCGAGGGCGTTGCAGATCGCGTCGCGGAATCCTTGAGCCTTGCGTTGGGCTGGGACGAACGACTCTGGCCCGTTGGCGAGGCCGATGCTGCGGTGCCCCATCGCCACAAGGTGGCGGACTGCGAGCTCCATGGCGCTGGCGTCATCAACCGAGAAGAAGGGGGCGTCGACGTCAGAGCGGTAGCCGTTGACGAACGCCAGTGGCAGTCCGAGGCCGCGCAGCTCCTGGTACCGCGTCGTTGCGAGGTTCATGTCGGCATGGCGCCCCGAAATGAAGACGATTCCTGTGGCGCCGGACTCCACGAAGATATCGATGTACTCGTCCTCGTCTAGGCCTCCCTCGCTCTGCACACCGACGAGGGGTGTGAAGCCGCGACGCGAGAAGTTCGGCCCCAGCGCCTGCGCGAATGCTGGGAATACGGGGTTGGTCAGTTCTGGCAGCACCAAGCCGACCGGCCGGCCGGCGCGACGTCGCAATCGGGGCGGCCTCTCGTAGCCGAGCACGTCCAGCGCGGTGAGAACCGCTTGACGCTTGGACTGTGCGACCCCGGGTCGCTCATTGAGCACGCGACTGACCGTCGCCTCGCTCACCCCCGCATGTGCGGCGATGTCCGCGAGCGTCGCCCCCATGCCCAAGAGGGTAGCACCGGCTGTGCCCACGGCTATTTCACGGCCCCCGCGGTGAGTCCTCCGACGATGTACTTCTGAAGCGCGAAGAAGAGCAGCACGACCGGGAGTGCCGCGATCACTGCGCCCGCCGCGAAGACCGGCCAGTTCGCGGAGGTCTCCTGAGCGATGAACTGGTAAAGACCGACCGCGAGAGTCTTCTTCGAAGGATCCGTGAGCAATACGCTCGCGATCACGAACTCGTTCACCGTCGCGATGAACGCCAAGAGCGCGACGACAGCGAGCACCGGGGCCGAAAGACGCAGAATGATCGTGAAGAAGATCCGCGCATGGCCGGCCCCGTCGAGTTTGGCCGCCTCGTCGATCGACGCGGGAACGGTGTTGAAGAAGCCATACATGAGATAGGTGTTGACCCCGAGCGCACCTCCGAGATAGACGACGATCAGTCCAGCGTGGGTGTTCAGCCCCAAGGCGGGAAAGATGTCGCCGATTCCCTTCATCAGCAGGAAGATCGCAATGACCGCGAGCAGCTGTGGAAACATCTGCACCAGCAGGATGGTGATCAGCCCGAACCGGCGGCCAGAGAACCGCATCCTCGAGAAGGAGTAGGCGGCCAGCCCCCCGAGCAACACTGTGCCCGCCGCGGTCATGAGCCCGATGATCAGGGTGTTGACGAACCAAGCGCCGAACGGCTGCGCGGGATCGTCGAACAGATCGAGGTAATTCTCGAGACTGAGCTGGCTGAACAGTCCTGCCGATCCCGCAAGGCTCCCATTCGGATTCAGCGACGCCGACAAGATGTAGAGGATCGGGAAGATCGCGATCAACGACGTCGCTACGGCGACGGCGTACTTCCCGAAAAGACCGAGGGACGTCCGGCGGCGCTGCGACGGCTGCATCTTCGTTCGTGCGGCGGGGTGATTGCGCGGGTTCACCGCGGGCACATTGGACGTTGCCATTTGGGCGTCGGTGTGCATCAGTTGAGCTCCTCGAGTGCCTTGGTGCGCCGGAAGCTGACCACCGAGATGATCGCGACCATCACGAAGATGATGATCGAGAAGGCGCTCGCCAGGCCGAAGTCGCGGCCACCGGTCTCACCGAAGGCAACCTTGTAGACGAGAGTGATGAGGATGTCGGTGGCGCCGACGTTCATGCCGGTGTTGATGTCCTGCGGCCCGCCCCTGGTGAGCATGTAGATGAGGTTGAAGTTGTTGAAGTTGAACGCGAACGACGCGATCAGAAGCGGCGCCATCGACACCATCAGCAGCGGAAGCTTGACGTGCCGGAAGATCGCCCACGGGCTCGCCCCGTCGACCTTCGCGGCCTCGACGTACTCTTCTGGGATCGACTGCAGCGCACCCGTCGCGACCAGGAACATGTACGGATAGCCGAGCCACAGGCTGACCGTCAAGATGCTCAGCTTGGCCAACACCGGGTCGGTGAGCCACGGAATGGCGGCGCCGCCGAAGAACACCTGGTTGATGATGCCGAACTGCGGATTCAGCATCCCACTCCAGATGATTGCCGACAAGAAGACCGGGAACGCGTACGGAAGGATCACCAGCACACGGAACGTGCGCCGGAACCTGAGCCGCTCGTCGTTGAGCATCACGGCGAGGAACACGCCCACCGCAAAGGTCGCGGCCACAGTGAACCCCGCGAACACGAACGTCCAGATCAGGACGGCCAGCAGCGGCTGACGGATCGACTCTTCGGTGAAAGCGTCGACGAAGTTCTGCAGACCCACGTCGATCTTCCAGCCTGGCCTCAGCTCTGTGCCGTTGGGGGCGACGAACGCTCCCTCGCCGGTGTCTTCGTAGACAGTGCCGGTCGCGGTGTCCACGAAGGCATCCGCTTCCTCGTCGTACTGCATGGTGGCGGCGTACACGAACGCCTGCGACCCGTCGGGCGTCCGCAGCGCACCATCGTTCGGGTCATCGGTCAACGGAACGCTCATCGCGGCGATCCGCTTCTGGTCGGCGATCATCTCGGAGAAGTCGAGTGTTGTGTACCCGTCGACCGCGATCGCGCGATCGCCAGCGAACTCCGCGTTGTCTGCAGGGCGCAGCGGCTGCTCGTCACTTCCGAGGAGCGCCTCGCCCTCGGGATCGGTTACGAGGAAGGCGAGTTGCCCGAGCCGCTCCACGACGACCAGACCGTAGGCGGGCGATTCCGGAACCCGAACCAGCGACTTGTCGATCAATGCCTCGATGGCCGACTCTTTGCTGATCATGTGGCCGTCGCCGTAATTCGTGAACGCCACGTAGCCGCTGTAGACGATCGCGTACACCTGGAAGATCAACAGGAAGACCGTGCCGGGGATCAGATACTTGGCGGGCAGCCACCCGCGTCTGAGGTAGATCACGTTGATGACGACGGCAGCCGCGACGACGCCGACGGCGAGCACCCATTCGGAGTTGAACGTCAGCACGAACGCCGCGTAGAACACGAGCGCGTCGAGCAGGCCGAGACTGACGATCTTGATCATCGTGGCCCGGACCGACGGAGTGGCCGAAAGGGCACGGCGTCGATCCGGGCGAGGCGGCCGTGCGACGATTGTCGAATCCACTTCGGGCGTCGTTGCGCTAGTCATGTGGTCTCCAGGGGGATGAGTCGAAACGAGAGGGTGCCGAGGGCAGCCGTTCGGCTGCCCCCGGCGCTGGGTCTAGCCGTCGATCGCAGCCTGGATCCGGCCCGACATGGCCTGCCACGCGTCTGTCGGGTCACCGGCGGTGCCGTTGACGAGCGCCGACTGAGTGGAGCCCCAGTTGTCCCATACCGCGCCCATCTCGGGGATGGCCGGCATCGGCACACCCGTGAGACCCACCTCGCCGAACGCGCCGACGTCGGGGTTGTCGGCTGCGGCGATCTCGAACGCGGAGATCCGGGCGGGCGGGCGTCCCCCCGCCTCGTACAGGGTCAGCTGTGCTTCTTCGCTGCCGAGGTAGTTCACGACGAACTCGTTCGCAGCCAGTGCGTTGTCGCTCTCCGAGCTGACGAAGAAGCCTTGCACGCCGACGAACGGGGTCGGCGCCTCTGGGCCTGCCTGCGGGATGGCTTCGATGGCGTAGTCGATACCCGCCTCCTGGAACGCGGGCAGGTTCCAGGGTCCGGAGAGCATGTACGGCGACTTCCCCGCTGCGAACTCGTCGCGTGCGATGTCACCGGTGATGCTGGTGTTGATCACACCATCGGCTCCCCACTCGACAAGCTTGGCGGCGAACTCATTGCCGCCCTCGGAACCGATGAGCAGCTGGTCGGGGTCGTAGCTGCCGTCCTCGCTGATGCCGAAGAGGGGGGCCCCGTAGGAGGTCTGGATCGGGTAGAGGTGATAGGGGTCGGAGTCCACGGGATCGGAGGGGACGAGCACCGGATACTGCGCCGCACCGCTTGCGACGACCTCCTGGCCGGCGGCGATCAGCTCGTCCCAGTTCGCCGGGGTCGAGTCGGCCAGCGCCGTATTGCGCACGAGCGCGATGTTCTCGAGAGATACCGGAAGGCCGTACGTGACGCCCTCATAGCTCATCGCGCGGACGCCGACATCGGAGAAGTCGTTCACGGTGTCGCCGAGCTCCAGCGGCGCGACGACGCCGTTCTGAACGAGCTGGCCAAGCCAGTCGTGGCCGCCGACCATGACGTCGGGCCCCTCGCCGGTCGGAACCTGCTGGATGAAGTCGTTGCGCATCACATCGCCGTACTCTTTCTCGACGAGCTCGACCGCGATGCCCCTGTCTTCTTCGAACTTTGCCGCGATCTCCTGCATCTCCTCGATGCGGTTCGCGTCGACCCAGACGGTGAGTGACGAGGACGCGTCCGTCTGCGCATCACCGTCATTGCCGTCGTCTGCGGCCGAGCAGCCCGCGAGCGTGGTAGCGAGGATGACGCCGCCTGCTGTGATCGCGGCCGCCGTTCTCCGATTCACCTTCATTGGTGGTGCCTTTCTGCGTGATTGTCAGGCCGGGATGCAAGCGCTTGCACTCTCACGAACGCGCGAGCACCATTCCCGGGTGCGATCATGCTGGCAGACCGTTACTCAAACTGCAACTGCTTTCATGTCCGTTGAAAGTGATCTTCATCTTCTGAGTAGCGAAGTCCACCAGTTCCACCATCGACATGGCGCGGCAGATCGCAGCGCCGATGTTCGTGGTGCGGACGTGTCCGCCCGAGTCGAAGTCCCGGCCGATCGACGCGAATGCCGCGTCGTCAACGACCGGCTCCTCCCATGTCACCCACTGTCGCGCGCCCGAGACAGCGAGCGGCGCTCCATTGCGTACGAGCGCCCGCTCCCCGCCCTCCGCGGCACGGTGTTCGGCGAGGTGAAGGCTCGTGCACTTGTCGAATCCGACTCCGAGCAACACGACCACGGCGTCGAGCGCGTAGAGCCGAGCCAGCGGCGACGACTCACCGAATGGAGAGTTCAGTTCATGGACGTGGGTGATCTCCCGCGCCTCCAAACCTGCTGCGGCAAACGAGCGATGCGGATGCGGACTGCGGTGGGCGTCGGGCTGGAGGCGAAACAGTTCCGCAACGGCACCCATCGAGCGGGTCGGCGTGAGCACCTCGTCGAACGCCGGCAGGCCCTGCCGCACCTGCGCTCGCGCGGCAGGGCCGAGCGCGGGATCGTCTAGGAAGTCCGGATCGCATAGTTGCCAGCTCTGTGAAGGCATGACAACGGTGCCGAATGGGCCGACCGCCTCACGCAGCGCCGCGATCACGGTCTGCTCGCCTCCGGCGACCACACCGAAGCTCGACAATGACGCATGCACGAGAACGACCTGGCCGGGTTCGACGCCCAGGGTCGCCAGGCCGGTGCGCAGCTCGGCCCCCGTGACGATTGTTGAACTGAATGCACTGTCAGCTCCTGCAAGACTTTTCATGTCAGCAAGTTTGGCGTACGATCGCGGCCCATGACAATGTCTCGCCGACCGACGGTGGTCGATGTCGCCCGACTCGCAAACGTTTCCACGGCAACGGTGTCACGGGCGCTGTCAAGACCGGAGTTGGTCGCCGACCGCACGCTGATGCGGGTCGGGAGGGCGATCACCCATCTGGGATACGAGCCGGTGGAAGCAGCCCAACTCCTCAGCCGCAGTGGACGGGGTCGACTCGGAGTTCTTGTGACGGCGGGCGCCGACGTCGAGGCCGTCGAGCTGGCTTCATCGTGCGTGCGGGCAATCTGGGTGCGCGAGCGAAGCTCCTCCCTGCACTTCGTCCCCGCGAGCGGGCGGCCCCGCGACCAGTACCTTCGTCGCCTTAGTCAGGCGCACTCGCTTGACGGTGTGATCGATCTGGACGCACAGCTGTCCCGCGCCGAGGTGGGCGCGGCGGGCCAGACGGAACAGACGCTTCTTCGGGCAGCAAGGCATCCTCTCCTCGGCGCAGAGGTGGGGCGCCGCGTCGGCGCTTTGCTGCCGCTGCGGTCAGCTGATCTTGTCGTCGCGGTCGGTGGGGCACGTGATCGTTCTCTGGCGCGATTTTCCGGACTCGCCGAAACCGTCTCACGCGGGATCGCCTGCTGGCATGACGGATCGTTCGCAGGCGCGGTGGGTGCTTTCACCGAGCAGCTCGATCGCCGGGCACGTCAGCGCCGCGACGCGCGCGTCGCCTATGTCGCGCTGGACGCCGTCACGGCGGCGGCCGGATCGTTCTCATTGGAGCGCCACGATTCGATCGCGCCACTGATCTGCGCCGTATCGCATCCGCTCGCGGACGCTCGCAAAGTGATCATACTGCCGAGCCGCACAGGGGCGATCGCGACGGTGCTAGTCGAGACGCTCCTAACGCAAATCGACCGCGCCCGTTTCTAGTGCACGCTATGGTTCCCGACGCCGCACTCTCAGAGCCCCGCCCGGGCCAGGTCGATGACGCGCCCCGCGTCAGCTTGAGGACTCCGGGCGACGGTTGCCGTGTCCTCAACGACGCGCCACACGGCGAAGGCGAGCCCCGTTGACGTGATGCGGACCTCGTCTGCGAACTGCTCTGCGGCTGCTTCGCCGAAAGTGACGGCCGCCTCGCCCACAGCGCCGAAAGCGCCACAGGGGAGCTGAACGGTGGCAGCGCCGCTGGATGCGAAAACCAGTACCACCTCTTCGCTGGCCTCCCGGACGAAGATCATGCATTCGTCGTCTGCGTGCAACCACCGCAGCCCGCCGCGCTGCAGCGCTCTGGACCCTAGACGGAGCCGCGCGAGGCCGCCGTACGCTTCGGCTAGCCGCGGCGTGTCACCCCACGGCAGCGGGGTGCGGGAGTCCTCGCCATGCGTGCCGCGCAATCCGAACTCGTCGCCGGCGAAGATCACCGGCGTGCCCGGCAGTGTCATTGACAGGCCGGCCGCGACGATCTGCGCGGCATCATCAGCCTGCTGAGCGAATCGTGGCGTGTCGTGCGTGTCGATCGCGTTCATGGCAAGTTCCCGCACCGCCCAGGGGTAGGGCGCCGTGAAATTGCGATAGCTCTTCACGACATCGGCTGCGGAGTAGCGCGGCTCGACGCGGAACGGGATCCCGAAGTGGTGGGCGGGATCGCCGCTCGGCTGGCGGAGCCAATGCCATACGGGGCGGGTGAACGCCGAGTAGCTCATCGGCGCCTGCCATCCCTCGCCGTCGAAGTCGCCTGCGGCATCGTTGGTTGACTCGGCGTAGAGGACTCGTCCCGGAGCGGTCGTGTCCATCGTCTGTCGGACGGTGCGCTGAACATCCCGATTCAGGTCGACGTCCCTGAGGCGTCCGGTCATGTTGGCCACGTCGATACGCCATCCGTCCAAGTTGAACGGCGGCTGGAGCCACTTGGCGACCACGCTCTCCGGACCTTCGATGAATCGCCGGCGCAATGTGTCGGACCCCCAGTCCAGCTTGGGGAGCGAGGGAACTCCGTACCAGGCGACGTACTCGGTCTGCTGGGCGTTCGTCCAGTAGTAGAAGTCTGATTCCTCAGCCGACGGGTTTCCCAGCGCGGCCGTGAACCACTCGTGGGCGGCGCCGGTGTGATTGGTTGTCAGATCACCAATCACACGCATACCGCGAGCGTGAACGGCTTCCACTAGCCGGATGAGGGCCGGGTCACCGCCGAGGAGCGGGTCGA comes from Microbacterium cremeum and encodes:
- a CDS encoding ABC transporter ATP-binding protein is translated as MPDTSTESFFAPIRGSLAAIVGLSLLGAVSSVVPFIAIVELARTLLPALSGAAVDSARVWAIVAIAVAALVVSFGSAFLSSFVSHIADAELQLSLRRRIVRHLQRLPLGWFDRRASGTARKLVENDVRSLHQLIAHAIHDVVTAVAVPVVSLVYLFAVQWQMAVAALVPLVLTMMLFPLMMRGSSQKYRQYDEATHALAGATVEFVHGIAVVKRFGQVGRSHRRYREATKSYAEFVGEWTRETALLFTIVELVSSPVVGLVWLLAAGTWLVEIGAATPIEVLPGLILGLGLSSPFMKLGASGQFLRNASKAQQSLAAFFAIPTIPQPTSPGTPQGHDIELDAVSFSYDESHRVLHDIVAACAPGTVTALVGASGSGKSTLAKLVPRFYDVESGTLTVGGVDVRQIASRDLYRDVGFVFQDVQVLRASLRDNIRLSRPSATGQEVEDAARAAQIHDRILRFDRGYDAVVGEDANLSGGEAQRVTIARALLADAPILVLDEATAFADPDSEASIQQALSVLAVDRTVLVVAHRLHTITNADQILVLEGGRIVERGLHSELVGAGGRYDQMWSNYVDNHARSLSQGVER
- a CDS encoding TetR/AcrR family transcriptional regulator, producing the protein MSDSAAVSFHVGLTPSVVIDAAVGLTRATHLWGWSIRDLARRLDVSPSVIYHHVGGKDLLARHVVERVLTGTPVPSRRLAWQEWFRGLLADLYPRVVSHPGSAKWLLLHGPTFPSVLPIIDTGIGVLQDAGFGDRAAFSYAALLNNAMLTVSIGDERLIHEDDGPRDHGALMAEFDRAGQHSPGVAVLATQFVASFVAGGEPADRERRRYYDFIVDTTIAGLERLPERTEQ
- a CDS encoding AAA family ATPase, which produces MVRVLITGMSGAGKSTLLGRLARRGHRTIDTDYDGWELADGTWDEPRMDALLADGFPVVVSGTAENQGRFYNRFEYVVLLSAPVGLLLERVRARTNNPYGRSAHDQEEIRRYVIEVQPLLRSGADLELDGRRPVDDLADEIESLLKSGTAAPSV
- a CDS encoding LacI family DNA-binding transcriptional regulator, coding for MGATLADIAAHAGVSEATVSRVLNERPGVAQSKRQAVLTALDVLGYERPPRLRRRAGRPVGLVLPELTNPVFPAFAQALGPNFSRRGFTPLVGVQSEGGLDEDEYIDIFVESGATGIVFISGRHADMNLATTRYQELRGLGLPLAFVNGYRSDVDAPFFSVDDASAMELAVRHLVAMGHRSIGLANGPESFVPAQRKAQGFRDAICNALGAEVPVRIEAALYSDDGGTSAARALIADGCTGIVCASDMIAVGVLAEARRRGLNVPRDVSVVGFDDSAIARHSWPPLTTVRQPVAAMSISIADAFVGEINGIPASRNQYIFQPELVVRESTGPAART
- a CDS encoding sugar ABC transporter permease, which encodes MHTDAQMATSNVPAVNPRNHPAARTKMQPSQRRRTSLGLFGKYAVAVATSLIAIFPILYILSASLNPNGSLAGSAGLFSQLSLENYLDLFDDPAQPFGAWFVNTLIIGLMTAAGTVLLGGLAAYSFSRMRFSGRRFGLITILLVQMFPQLLAVIAIFLLMKGIGDIFPALGLNTHAGLIVVYLGGALGVNTYLMYGFFNTVPASIDEAAKLDGAGHARIFFTIILRLSAPVLAVVALLAFIATVNEFVIASVLLTDPSKKTLAVGLYQFIAQETSANWPVFAAGAVIAALPVVLLFFALQKYIVGGLTAGAVK
- a CDS encoding ABC transporter permease subunit — translated: MTSATTPEVDSTIVARPPRPDRRRALSATPSVRATMIKIVSLGLLDALVFYAAFVLTFNSEWVLAVGVVAAAVVINVIYLRRGWLPAKYLIPGTVFLLIFQVYAIVYSGYVAFTNYGDGHMISKESAIEALIDKSLVRVPESPAYGLVVVERLGQLAFLVTDPEGEALLGSDEQPLRPADNAEFAGDRAIAVDGYTTLDFSEMIADQKRIAAMSVPLTDDPNDGALRTPDGSQAFVYAATMQYDEEADAFVDTATGTVYEDTGEGAFVAPNGTELRPGWKIDVGLQNFVDAFTEESIRQPLLAVLIWTFVFAGFTVAATFAVGVFLAVMLNDERLRFRRTFRVLVILPYAFPVFLSAIIWSGMLNPQFGIINQVFFGGAAIPWLTDPVLAKLSILTVSLWLGYPYMFLVATGALQSIPEEYVEAAKVDGASPWAIFRHVKLPLLMVSMAPLLIASFAFNFNNFNLIYMLTRGGPQDINTGMNVGATDILITLVYKVAFGETGGRDFGLASAFSIIIFVMVAIISVVSFRRTKALEELN
- a CDS encoding sugar ABC transporter substrate-binding protein; this translates as MKVNRRTAAAITAGGVILATTLAGCSAADDGNDGDAQTDASSSLTVWVDANRIEEMQEIAAKFEEDRGIAVELVEKEYGDVMRNDFIQQVPTGEGPDVMVGGHDWLGQLVQNGVVAPLELGDTVNDFSDVGVRAMSYEGVTYGLPVSLENIALVRNTALADSTPANWDELIAAGQEVVASGAAQYPVLVPSDPVDSDPYHLYPIQTSYGAPLFGISEDGSYDPDQLLIGSEGGNEFAAKLVEWGADGVINTSITGDIARDEFAAGKSPYMLSGPWNLPAFQEAGIDYAIEAIPQAGPEAPTPFVGVQGFFVSSESDNALAANEFVVNYLGSEEAQLTLYEAGGRPPARISAFEIAAADNPDVGAFGEVGLTGVPMPAIPEMGAVWDNWGSTQSALVNGTAGDPTDAWQAMSGRIQAAIDG
- a CDS encoding aminoglycoside N(3)-acetyltransferase; translation: MKSLAGADSAFSSTIVTGAELRTGLATLGVEPGQVVLVHASLSSFGVVAGGEQTVIAALREAVGPFGTVVMPSQSWQLCDPDFLDDPALGPAARAQVRQGLPAFDEVLTPTRSMGAVAELFRLQPDAHRSPHPHRSFAAAGLEAREITHVHELNSPFGESSPLARLYALDAVVVLLGVGFDKCTSLHLAEHRAAEGGERALVRNGAPLAVSGARQWVTWEEPVVDDAAFASIGRDFDSGGHVRTTNIGAAICRAMSMVELVDFATQKMKITFNGHESSCSLSNGLPA
- a CDS encoding LacI family DNA-binding transcriptional regulator; this translates as MTMSRRPTVVDVARLANVSTATVSRALSRPELVADRTLMRVGRAITHLGYEPVEAAQLLSRSGRGRLGVLVTAGADVEAVELASSCVRAIWVRERSSSLHFVPASGRPRDQYLRRLSQAHSLDGVIDLDAQLSRAEVGAAGQTEQTLLRAARHPLLGAEVGRRVGALLPLRSADLVVAVGGARDRSLARFSGLAETVSRGIACWHDGSFAGAVGAFTEQLDRRARQRRDARVAYVALDAVTAAAGSFSLERHDSIAPLICAVSHPLADARKVIILPSRTGAIATVLVETLLTQIDRARF
- a CDS encoding glycoside hydrolase family 13 protein, which codes for MTEKPESLPMTSLHALPHHDGSELYAPIRTPILGGLYTVRLRVPVEFGRIGSAAVRVVSDGEPCFHSMAATAPVTGTGGGCEWWTAEFEIPNQVTRYRFLLNTIDGDAWWLSADGVDRIEPTDSRDFRVTTFDPAPEWAASQVMYQIFPDRFARSAAADDRSLPDWAQAAEWTAPVISTGPHTSRQWFGGDLDGIVEHLDHLERLGVTLIYLTPFFPARSNHRYDASTFDIVDPLLGGDPALIRLVEAVHARGMRVIGDLTTNHTGAAHEWFTAALGNPSAEESDFYYWTNAQQTEYVAWYGVPSLPKLDWGSDTLRRRFIEGPESVVAKWLQPPFNLDGWRIDVANMTGRLRDVDLNRDVQRTVRQTMDTTAPGRVLYAESTNDAAGDFDGEGWQAPMSYSAFTRPVWHWLRQPSGDPAHHFGIPFRVEPRYSAADVVKSYRNFTAPYPWAVRELAMNAIDTHDTPRFAQQADDAAQIVAAGLSMTLPGTPVIFAGDEFGLRGTHGEDSRTPLPWGDTPRLAEAYGGLARLRLGSRALQRGGLRWLHADDECMIFVREASEEVVLVFASSGAATVQLPCGAFGAVGEAAVTFGEAAAEQFADEVRITSTGLAFAVWRVVEDTATVARSPQADAGRVIDLARAGL